GTTAACATGCCCATCAGAATTCAGGTTTCTTGTTAAAGAGCGACCCTGCAGTAAGAAAACAACAGATAGTCAGTAGCTCCAATCGTAGTACATGCCATtggaagagagaaaggaagagATCTGCAAGAAATACTAGGTACCTTACTGCCAATGCCACGTGAAATCCTGTGAGTAGCTTTACGAGTAGTTGTGTCAGCCTCCTTACTTTCTTCCAATGTAATCTAATGCATTAAAAAATAATTACGACTACAACTCTGAACCCTACAAATACACCGATGAAGAAAACAGCATTCATGAGATACACTTACTCCATTTGCACCAGTCCTCCTAGTTGTTGAAGATGTATAACAGGCTCCATTTGGACCACCATATGAAACAGTCGAGCTCTGAAACATAAATGTCTGAGGCTGCGGATGTGATGTGCTAGCTCTGCTGAAATCCCTCCCAAATTGTCCATGCTTAGGTCTTTTATTATCTGCTTAAAGGACATGTATGCAATAGTAACCTCCAGTTGTAATGTGAATCCATTAAGACATACACTAAGGGAATATTCTCAGAAGTACTCTGCTTAACAAAAGAAAGACAGAATATCAATTATGTAGGCTGCATAGCAATACTACAAGATGAGATCATATTGAACCAATGTGATACAGTATTTTTTTTTATGAACAATGAAGATGGCTAGTTATTTACATCATATGAGATCAAAGTATATTTGCTGAATAAAAAAATGTATTTACTGAATGGATTTTCCAAGAATTACTAGAAAACACTTCAGCCCCTGAGTTACGAAGGCAAAAAAAATTGGTCTAGGGCTCAAGACAGGACCGCCTATGTTAATTCAAATGTTTGCATAATACAAACACGAAGAGGTAAATGGACTGACCTTCTACTTCTCCATCTGGGTCCTCCACATATGGCTCTTTGCTTTCCCGTGGATGCTTCCTGAAGTTAACCTTCTTCTTCTCATCTTCTTTATCATCGCGTGCATCATCCTCGTCATCTGAAGACAGCTCCTTGATAATTGGCCCTTTAGGCCTGCTTGGTTCAGGGGCCTGCTGAATAAAACCACTGGCATTGCTCATGCCTTGATTGAGATCTGTCTGGCTTCCAAACATCACTCCATTGAGATTGCTATGGGGCCCAAGCATACTCGGTCCAAGCAAGCTAGGTTGCATCAAGCTACCAAAGGGGTTCATGAAGCTAGGTTGCATCATACTGCTGAAAGGACTTGGGAAGTTAGGTTGCATGATGCTTGCAAAGGGGTTAGTGAAGAAAGGGTCGTCAAAGGGAGTTGCGCCACCAAAGAAACCGGAAACAAGGCTCCCTGGTTGTCCAAAGCCGCCAAAACCAGCAAAAGGGTCCCCGGAACCGAATAAACCATGTCTCCCACCTCTTCCCCCTTGCATCTTCTGTTAAAGCACCTTACCTGGTTCAAAATACAGGCAAAATAATAAATGATTGCGTGTCATGGCTAGATAGTAAATAAAGTGACATAGTTACACCCTGAGCTGCAGTCCAAAATCATCAACTCACATGAACAAGCGGCAGCATGGTTCATAGGTAAATAAACAGCAAACCATAACATAACTGAAACTGCAACATCACACAATCAAGGAGTTTATCCCAAGACCGAACCTTGAACCATAACATCAACCAGATGATCAAACATGGTGTCCTAAATGACAACAATGACATTAACTCTACAATCATCTAAGCAGTAAGCCAGTAAGCTAGTAATGAGTAATGACACAAGCATAGGTGCGACAGTAATCCATTAGGCTCCATTCGAGCAAGCAGACGTACAACCGTTCTCCACTTCTTCCCCACCGAATACCAAATAAACCAGCTGGGCAGGCGAAAATGTTCCTCCCTCGTTCAATACGTGACGAAAAAAAATCACACAGGATTTTCTATGCACTCAACGCCATCGTCAGACACCTACGATGGCAGTACCGTGATGTCCCAGCATAAATAAATTTCTCCCAGATGTACTACCAGTGTCGGTACTCATCATAGCATGTGCCTCAAGCATCTGAAGACAAAGGAAATAGTATCATGCATGATCAACATCTGCTTCCCGCAAGACAGCACCAACCAACGGGGCACAACTTATTTTCCTATTCAGAAAAACCTCAAAATGGACCCTTGAGCCAGAGAAATGACGGGGGAACGGACCCAGCGTCGCTACACCGGACTGGAAACGGATGAGAGACCGTACTAGAAACCGTCGCACGGAGCACGATTACACGAACAAGCAACCGGACCGGACCGAAATCAGGGGGGCGCAGATCCAGAGACGGGACGCGGGGGAAGAGCACCAGACCTGAAATCCCCGAGGGCCGGGCGCGCGGCGTGCGAAGGGATCGGTCGGATCGGACCGACCCCTGGGAATGGCGGAAGCGGGCGAAGCTCCGATTGGGCGAGGCGGAGGCGACGGGGCGGGGAGAAATTGAGTTCCTCCTCTGTTGTTTGCTCGTGCTGTGCCCTCCCGTGTCGAGCTCTAGCAAtggtggagagagagagagagagagagagaattccagaaggctcgaAAACTGGATGCAGAAGGCCTGTTGGCCCGTTTGGCCCAAGTATGCTAGGTCCGAATGTATGGCCCACTGTCCACTGATGGGAAGCCCACAGCCCGGATCACCACCTCTGTGGGCGGAGGGCCCCTGAGTGAGTTTGGGCTCGGCATCGCGACGCCTCCGCCGCAAAACCCTACCGGACAGTCGCCAtggcctccgcccgcgccgccctcctcctGCGGCGCCAGtgcctcggcgccgccgcggccaacCCGTACCTCTTCTCCGGTCATGGCCTCCGCTACCGCAAGCTCGAGGTCATCCTCACCACGGTAACGGACCCACCTGTCCCTTCGTTCCGCCATGCCTCGCTTTGCAAATTTGTTGTTTGATTGATACGACGGTGTGGTATGTTAGCGGGTGTGGTATGTTAGCGAGGGATCTCTTTGCTTCAATTCTAAAGAGATGTCCTGATCCAGTGGGTGGTGCGCTGTACCGTGAAATGGCGGAGAGGTGGCGCCTTAGGGTGGATAGGAAAAAAAAACTGAATTTGTTTTGAGCCATTTCATTTGATTCGTTGGAGCAAGTAATGCCCGCTTGATTGGTGCTTTGCTATAAAAATATGCATAACCCCAAGTTGTTAATTCCTCTGTGATAAATAGATATCCAGGGAAAGAAATTGACTGCTCTCTTTCAtcccttcttgctgttgtgCAGACGATTGATAAGCTGGGGAAAGCAGGGGAGGTGGTGAAGGTGGCGCCTGGCCACTTCCGCAACCACCTTATGCCTAAGATGCTCGCTGTCCCAAACATGGACAAATTCGCCATACTCATCCGAGAGCAGCGCAAGGTATGCTTCTTTTCTTCTAGTCCTTAAATGTATGACAAGTATGTAGGATAATTGCTGAAAAAGCGTGAGCTTTGGTGTTTGATATGATAAATTTGTCCATCTATATGAATGTGTATTGTTCTATGGACTATACACTCCTGACATCATGCAACATTCCTTGGCACATCTGTTTACTATGGCAATTTGATAGACAGCCTAGAGCTCAGTGTAACTTTGGACTCTTTTTCCATTCCTACTCAAAGTTGGTTACCTAAATTCAGTTCATAATAGCAATCTCACTAGATGGTTTTTTTATACCAGCTCTATCAACGTGAAGAGGAGGTGGTGAAAGAAGTCACAAAAGAAGATGATGATGCTCGGGTAGGTTCTGAATCTCAGAGGATACAAATATTTCTGACCTGCCTTGTTGATGAAATGTCTTAGCAAACAGCTTAGTTTAATCTACCGTTTATTTCTCTGCAAGCCGGTCACCAGTGAATATACGTCAAGTCCAGGATTAGCTATCGATTTTCCTGTTTGGGCTTAAAGTTTATTTTGATGTGTTATAATGCATTAAAGTAGGGTGTGCTCACTAACCTTCATATCATAATGCCAGAGATTCAGCATAGGAATGTGCTGTGGGGGTTCTCTTTTCTGAAAGTAATATTTTGTATTTTTCTTCTTTATATTGAGAAGAATGGTTATGATCATAGGCTCAATCTATTTTCATAACCATTTAATAACTGATCTAATATACAAAAAGCTGAATAGTTGCCTTGGAAGGTTAATCTTTTCCCTCTACCTGTTTATCTCTGAATATGGGCAGTGCTGCATAATTTATTactattttttataaaaaaatgtAGCCTGCATGTCCTTGCACTGCCTAATTTTACTCAGCAGCTTCTTTCTGGCTCTTAAAGTGAAATGTTTATACTTCTGTGTTAGTATATAAAAAGCCCCATTGGTAGCTATAAAACAGCATTTTCTTTTCTGAATGTAAGATAAAATTTGGATAAATTTAATGCTAATTTTTTTCTAGTTCTGCTGAAAGGCTGATCTTCTGTGTTTTCCCTGCCATTTGCTTCCTGTTGTTTTTCTGATGGTACTCATGTACTTAACCATCATTTCAACAGCTCCAGGAAGAGAGACTGAAGCAGTACCAGACAGCAGCAAAGCGGCTAGATAATGCACTCTTGGTTAGTATGCTACCACTAAAAGTGGAAATCCTCCTGCATCGTATTTGTTCTCATGTTTTAGTCATGCAATTATGTTTTCATGTAGGGTGTGCTTGCATCTTCCGATTAATATAAACTTGGCTCATGTTAGTTTTGTTCATCACTGTTATTTTGTTAGGTGTTGAGGCGGTTTATCTCGACTGGAACCGAGCTGCGCACTCCTGTAACGAAAGATGAAATTGTCTCCGAGGTACCTTTCAAGCTCAAATGTCCTGCCTGTGTTATCCCAAAAATTCAGTTTTCCCATGAAACTTGTCTACTCTACCTACAGGTGGCAAGGCAACTCAACATCAACATCCACCCGGACAATCTGCATCTGTCGTCACCTTTGTCGTCCCTTGGTGAATTTGAGCTGCCCCTGCGCTTACCGCAGGACATACCACGCCCAGAAGGCAAGCTACAATGGACTCTGAATGTCAAGATCAGGAGGAAATAGTGCAGTAATTGGGGAAATTTAATTCACCACCCGAGCCCTTCTAGCTTTCAGATCCAGGGACCTGTGGAATAGGTTTTCAGATCAAATGTTTTGCTGATCAGATATATCTGATTTGCAAGCTTCCTTCCTGGCTTTATTTTTGCTGTTTGAACTTCTTGCCCGTCTTTGGACAGGATGCCATCAATGGCGATGTGATTGTTAGAAAATGTAGCGGGAAGTGTTGAATAATTTGTTTGCAATAGGACAGGGCAAATCTTATATTGTTGTTGTTGACTTGTTTAGTGTCCCCAATCACAACGGGAGTGTGGCTGATAAAAGGCGAGGAACCATATCAGGAGGTTGTGGTAGCAGTGGATAGGATAGGGGTTGTTATGCAACACGGCCATTTGATCGAATTTATTTGATGAAAGTAAAGATGAAGTTTGACATCAAACACTGCACGCACATGGATGCTTGCACTGCATGCCCTATCCATCTATATTCTGGTTGGGGATTTTTGTGTGTAATTTTTTTATAATGATTTTTTGTGTGCTTTAAAGGGGTGCTACCCAAAGTGGTGGAGCACTGGAACCTGGATAGCGCACGCTACACACAGACTGTTTCTTTCAGGTTCATACGAATCTGGGAAGTGGAACAGGAGAAAAATCAGAGGGCCTTGGACTGCTGGACAGAAAGGGGAATGGGGCTCTGTATgttcccaaaaaaaaaaaacaagttgATGCTCTGATATTCATTTGGGTTAAGACAACGCAAGGACCTTCAACCAGCTCGTCTGTCTGATCCGTTGCCTGGGGACTGGGATGATCAAGTTGCCCTCTAAAGATGTTCTGAAACTGCGCCGGAGCTGCCTTGTCCGGCCCCAGCTCAGCTAGTAGCTCTGAAAAGCCAAAGCTTCTGCATTCTTATTCTACTGCATCCAGGCTTGTTGCCTGTCTGCTGGCCACACGATGCCACCGCTCGGCCGGCGAGCCTCCGCGCTGCTGCGTTCCAGCATGCAAGCTGGCCTCGTACAGTCGTACAGCATGGACCTTTTGTGCTGGCATCTCCGCAGGCTCCTTGCTCATGGCTGCAATTATGCCGGCGTACGATGGATTTGCAGGTCAGGCCAAGGCCTGCCTTGGTTCGTCCCCCTGAAGTCTCAACTTTGAACGTTGAACAATATTCAGTCAATGCAGCTCAAAGCAGCAGGGATCGGAGGGGGGAAAAAAGAGCATGCGTGCTTTGCAGAGAGGCTCCGCTTTAGCACCAGCTGCACATGCATTACGTGCTCGCTGGTGCCTAGAGGGGGAGTATGCTCGTCACTCAATACTACTTCCTCCATTGCTCCAAAATGCAGATCCTTTGCCAAATACATAAATTTTACTATTTATCTAGATAATCATTATATCTAAATATATAGCATATACATCTAGATTTATtaaaacgacctacaatttgaaacggagggagtagtatcAAATAAACACTCAATGTGGATGGTTATCTTTGCAATTTCACTCCCAAACGAAGGGAGGAAAGAAAGCACTAGTCACCAAAACTCGGTAACTGTGAACATTCATGCACTGTAAACTGCTCTCCCTTTCTTTGCTCATCGGCATCCATCACTCTGATAGGATACTCTctccgtcccaaattacaatttattttaaattttctatataTATTTTCGTATGTATTTAGATATACAATATATATAGATACGTagcaaaaattatgtatctaaaAGTCTAAAACGTATTGTAACTTACTCTCTCCATTTCAAAATATAGaccgttttggcaaatctaagCTATGTATCTATAAATACATTGCAAAAATTATGCATCTAAATTTACTAAAACAATCTATAATACGATTtataatttagaacggagggagCAGCTGCCAACTCCTAGCAGCAGACACGTATCGCGCGTCGACCAACCAGTAGGCGCCAGCAGGGGCACAGTAGCCTCAGCTGCAGAGATAGATGCCGCCAGCATCAGCGCGCATGCGTGCTGGAACTCGATTTGCAGGCCACTAATCcacccatctttcttttttctcCCCCTTTCATCTGGGCCTGTCAAGCAGTGTGGCAGCAGGCCAGCAGCTGCCTTTTGCTTGCCCCAAAAAAGGAGCTTCTCCAAAGTAGCCAGTGGAATATGCCCACCGTAGCAAGCGAGGAGCAACAAAACCAAACCGATTAAACTacaaataattcaaaaaaacaaaaacagATGCACACAGAGCATCATGCAAGTGGCGACGGTGTAACAATAATCATGCTGGCTGGCTGGGTGGGTGCTTAGTTAATCAGTACGCAGGCAGTAACAATAATCAAGTAGCTTGGACCACAGCAAGCAGCTAGTGCTGCACGCGGCTCGGGCTTAGCATTAGCATGCTAGCTGCCGCCTGCTCTCGTTAGTTGCATGCGAGCGTCTAATCACTGATGAACTGAAGAAGAATATATCcgttgcttgcttgcttggtACTGTAGATAATTAAACACGCTTCTAATTAACCTTTTTCAACAACGGCCCTGGGCAATGCATGTGCCTGCCACTCCACTAAGCCTGCAAATCAAACAGGTCGGATTGGTTAATTTGCTGGCTTGAAAAACTGCAAGATGTGGCAAACAAATGAGAGTACGAGAGTCTTTTCATGCCACCGCTAATCTGTCTGAAAAAACTAGAATTACATTCTTCGTAGGATAGAGGAAGTACCTCTGataatttttttttgcaaaacacAGTACAGACTTGAGTTTACATCAATTTGTTTGTTTTCATTCAAAATCTGGATGTCGAACTAAAATCAGTTCAACAGGGATGCGAGATATATATAGCTCTTCTGAGTTCTGATCCATTGAGGTGATGGTTTTTTTTGTTCGCATGTAATAGTTCTCCTAAAAACACTTACATCCCTCACTCTAGTCCAAGGTGAGGTGGTGGGTTTATAattggattttttttctttcttaatacaaagatacaCCGCTCATCTGCGTGTTAGAGGAAAAAATATTTCCAATCCATTGATTGTTTTGCAGGATACGTAAGTCTATCTTTCATCACTTGGCCTGATTTGATTTGTTCCAGGACTCGATAGATGCTCTTTGATTTGGATCACACAGCTTTGCATCGATCGAACTGAAAAGAGGACATTTGTTTTCCCTTATCCGACCCACACGCGTGCATCTCAACGAACTCCTCTTGCTCGAAGCTGTGTGCAAGCCAACAAAATAGCTGATGGGCTTGCCCCTTGTTGCCTTGCTGAGCTAGCATCTACGGCAAGCTGTTTCGTGCGTGCTGCAGCCACTTGTTGGCTTCCTGATGGAGGGGCCCTCAGTTAGCTAGGGAGCATTTCACCTAAACTTGTGAATAAGTAGTGGTTCTTAACTACAATCACTTTCCCGTTTTCCTAACTGCGATAAAGTGACCAAGGTATCCACTTGCATGCCCATCACATCCTTTAAGTACAACATGCATGCCTCATAGCCTGCTTTTTAGgttttgcttgcttgcttgcttgtccTCCCACGGGTAAACATTGCTTGCTTAGAGGTGGTGGTGGAGTGCCCATGATCCCTCCCTCCCTCATGCATCTATCTATCCCCTTTTCCTTGGCTTTTTTCTCGGTTGTTTATTAGATAGATGGTAGATGGATTAGAGGGGGGCCAGGTTGGAGTAAAGCTTGTCATTAGGCCTATCTTAATCAACTAATCTCATTATCTTATGTGTTGCTAGGCTTTCATCCACTGTTGGGCATTGACTCCTCCTCAGTATGGTTGTCGCTTGATTGCCACCATCCCTTCATCATTATAAATGCTCCCATCCTAATCCCTCCTGTGATTTTCTTTTGTTTTCGAGGAATAATAAACTCGCTCCTTTCGCATACTTGTCTTGGAAGAAAATGAAAGATTTGATAGATTATCATCTTGCCAAGAAAAAAAGTAGTAGGAGCAAAAATATTGTTGAAGGTTGATGAGCTGTCCGCGGATGGCCTTTTCTGAATGTACACTTATGTGAGTGTGtgtacatatatatatttataatcAGCGTGGGTGTTGAATTAGGATTACAAAGTAGCAGTAGTGAACTGTTTTCCCGGCACTTTGTTTTTTGTTTAATCTCAACTGCTCTTTACTTTCGGCCGGCCTTGAGCGGCTCCCTTGTAATGCACTCAAATTTCAACATGATCAATCCAGAGCCATGCATGGCCTACCTGAAGAAATCAAGAGCCTAATAATCATATATTTAGTACTAGTTAGTTTGTTTGTCAAAAGAAATTTGCTTCCGGTCATCATCCTAACATGCACCTAAACTTTTTCTGAAGCAAGAGGCTATGCCTAAATTGATGATGAAGCAAGAAAAACGCATTTCGGATAAGCATATTTCATTGGGTCTAATTAAGCGCCCCTTCATTTTCAAATTATAAGTCATTTGGTCTTTCTAAGTATATATATTTTATTATGCATCTAAATACACTGTTAAAACCATGTATCTGAAACAAGAAAAAGGATAAAATAACTTATAATTTAAACGGAGGAAGTCTTCAGGATAAACAGGTTTCTGTTCCGCCTCACCCTCGCTCACACCGAAGACTTCCGACAGTCTGAGACGACGTCCGTACGAGTGCACCTACGCGCGTGCAGGAGCAAGCCACGAACGCTGACGTGGCTGGTCGTCTTCCTGCTGCCAGGCTGCTACACCTCTTTGCGACGACGATCACACTGTACAGTGCTACGAGGGATCGATCGAGACCACTGGCAGATGAGCGGAGACGCACAACCAGATCCGTTCCGTACGGGAGAATCTGGGCAAAGCACGCACGCATGGTGCCGAATGTTTCCAGGGAGGGCCCGCTTGTCGGCTGCAGGAAGCCCTAACGAATCTCGCGACACTGACAGCGCGGGCCCGCGTGGTGTACACGCTGGTCGCACAAGGCGGCCGCGTATGAACAAGGATGAACCAACCGCatatgccgccgccgccgccgctggagtCCAGGCGAGCAGCTCCCGCCATTTTCGCCGAGCAGGACGGCGACAGGACCGGCGTTCAG
The Panicum hallii strain FIL2 chromosome 6, PHallii_v3.1, whole genome shotgun sequence genome window above contains:
- the LOC112896983 gene encoding uncharacterized protein LOC112896983, with protein sequence MQGGRGGRHGLFGSGDPFAGFGGFGQPGSLVSGFFGGATPFDDPFFTNPFASIMQPNFPSPFSSMMQPSFMNPFGSLMQPSLLGPSMLGPHSNLNGVMFGSQTDLNQGMSNASGFIQQAPEPSRPKGPIIKELSSDDEDDARDDKEDEKKKVNFRKHPRESKEPYVEDPDGEVEDNKRPKHGQFGRDFSRASTSHPQPQTFMFQSSTVSYGGPNGACYTSSTTRRTGANGITLEESKEADTTTRKATHRISRGIGSKGRSLTRNLNSDGHVNNLQTLHNLNEDELTAFEESWRNARDNLPGWDPGMNMLGNSTAPLPPSLPGNVHPDFQDANQMLALPAHDQSRGTNSSRNSQVGSSTGRGRRT
- the LOC112896984 gene encoding uncharacterized protein LOC112896984: MASARAALLLRRQCLGAAAANPYLFSGHGLRYRKLEVILTTTIDKLGKAGEVVKVAPGHFRNHLMPKMLAVPNMDKFAILIREQRKLYQREEEVVKEVTKEDDDARLQEERLKQYQTAAKRLDNALLVLRRFISTGTELRTPVTKDEIVSEVARQLNINIHPDNLHLSSPLSSLGEFELPLRLPQDIPRPEGKLQWTLNVKIRRK